Genomic window (Nitrososphaerales archaeon):
AGGCAGATAGAAAAGATCGTCAATGATATTAAAGTTAAGAGGGATGAAGAGGAAATAAATAAATAAAAAGAAAAAATAATTATGAATGAGTGATTGCTTGATCGAATGATCGCTTGATGATGGATTGTGCTATTCTATTAGAATGCTATAATCGGGCTGAGGCTCCATCGCCGCATTACGACCTATAATTCTGCCTAAAACGAGGTTTCTTGCGATCCCTGTTCCACCCGGATAATTATTATAGAATAGGCCTCCTACAAGGTCGCCCGTAGCGTAAAGTCCAGGTATAGGTTTACCCTCTGTACTTAAAACCCTACCATTTAGATCGATCTTTAACCCCCCGAATGTAAATGTTATACCTCCCCTCGCTGGATACGCATAAAATGGAGGTGTATCTATCTTTATAGCCCAATTAGACTTCGGAGGGGTTATACCTTCTGTATGAAGACCGTCCTTCTCCTTCGGGTTGAATACTCCTTGAATCACATGATTATTAAATTCATTTACAGTATCCTCGAGAGCTTCAGGGGGTACGTTTATCTTTATCGCAAGCTCTTTGATAGTTTCTGCGATGAACGGCTCGGTCGGAGGCTTTGGATACAGGCCTGTAACTTTAGCATCGTGAATAGCGTAAGCGATACCATCGGGCTGCTCTAAAATGAGCCTACCGAATTTTGCATAAGTCAAGGTATATACATCTTCACCTTCATCGAGGAACCTCCTTCCATACTTATTAACTAAGATACCATAAGGTATACAATCTATTCTATAACTGGTTCCACAACCGATCTTTGGTGCTCTTGCATCCATAGATGCACAGTGAAAGTCTTGAAAGGCACCGGTTACGCCCGCTCCAATCCTTAAGGCCATGTTTAACCCATCGCCTGTATCGTACTTTGTACCTCTAAGGAGTGGTTTATTAGTTAATTTTACATATCTTGCCAACATTTCTTCATTAGCCTGAAAACCGCCACATGCCAAAACGATGGCCTTACCTAAGAATATCATGAAGCCTTCTTTTCCCAAGGCTCTCACACCAACGACCCTTCCATGAATATTCCTGATAAGGCCCTCTGCCTTCATTTCATAGTAGATATATCCTCCCTTTTGCTCCACATACCGGCGTAATGTATTAAGAAGGCCTGGGCCTGCTCCTTCTACAAACCTATGAGTGCGTTCACTGTGTAGATGGTGCACTCGCGTCCATCTAATACCCATCATATTAAGCCAAGGTACGATTTCCCTACTGCCTTTAACGATGAGCCACGCTAGCTCACGATCGGCCTTGCCATCGGTAACTTTCATTATATCGTTAAAGA
Coding sequences:
- the tcuA gene encoding FAD-dependent tricarballylate dehydrogenase TcuA — its product is MVVVGCGVAGLSVAASALEHGASVVILEKAPKEEAGGNNLYNDRGAFRHVHDGPDEPYIYGTYSEEEFFNDIMKVTDGKADRELAWLIVKGSREIVPWLNMMGIRWTRVHHLHSERTHRFVEGAGPGLLNTLRRYVEQKGGYIYYEMKAEGLIRNIHGRVVGVRALGKEGFMIFLGKAIVLACGGFQANEEMLARYVKLTNKPLLRGTKYDTGDGLNMALRIGAGVTGAFQDFHCASMDARAPKIGCGTSYRIDCIPYGILVNKYGRRFLDEGEDVYTLTYAKFGRLILEQPDGIAYAIHDAKVTGLYPKPPTEPFIAETIKELAIKINVPPEALEDTVNEFNNHVIQGVFNPKEKDGLHTEGITPPKSNWAIKIDTPPFYAYPARGGITFTFGGLKIDLNGRVLSTEGKPIPGLYATGDLVGGLFYNNYPGGTGIARNLVLGRIIGRNAAMEPQPDYSILIE